Proteins encoded within one genomic window of Halorussus salilacus:
- a CDS encoding AbrB/MazE/SpoVT family DNA-binding domain-containing protein, whose amino-acid sequence MATNGERTTVNDHYSVTVPAAIRNRLDIQPGDKLDWKVTDDGQLAVEVVQQRYGAFDDFEAVDMGATNAAEDHDAIAVDAGADDPTADERGDDGWPSR is encoded by the coding sequence ATGGCTACCAACGGCGAGCGGACCACGGTCAACGACCACTACTCGGTGACCGTTCCCGCCGCAATTCGGAATCGACTCGACATCCAGCCGGGAGACAAACTCGACTGGAAGGTGACCGACGACGGCCAACTCGCGGTCGAAGTGGTGCAACAGCGGTACGGGGCGTTCGACGACTTCGAAGCCGTCGACATGGGGGCGACGAACGCGGCCGAGGACCACGACGCAATCGCCGTCGACGCCGGAGCCGACGATCCGACCGCCGACGAGCGTGGAGACGATGGATGGCCGTCGCGATAA
- a CDS encoding PIN domain-containing protein, which translates to MILDTSFLLDLKDGKQDAFEKATELYDSGVVQRVAIPSVMELQYVASIVQSDDEQRRVRNLLQMYPLVPVDKRTALRAGALLAEADRRYGGTSGVDNPDALIGAVAERFGEPVLTDNVDDFARLPGIEVETY; encoded by the coding sequence ATGATTCTGGACACGTCATTTCTTCTAGATCTGAAGGACGGAAAGCAAGACGCGTTCGAGAAGGCGACCGAACTGTACGATTCGGGCGTCGTCCAGCGCGTGGCGATTCCATCGGTGATGGAACTGCAGTACGTGGCGTCCATCGTCCAGTCCGACGACGAGCAACGTCGGGTGAGGAATCTCCTCCAGATGTACCCCCTCGTCCCCGTCGACAAACGCACGGCACTTCGGGCAGGCGCGTTGTTGGCCGAGGCCGACCGCCGCTACGGAGGGACTAGCGGCGTCGACAACCCCGACGCCCTCATCGGTGCGGTCGCCGAGCGGTTCGGCGAACCCGTCCTCACCGACAACGTCGACGACTTCGCGAGGTTGCCCGGCATCGAGGTCGAGACGTACTGA
- a CDS encoding TIGR04206 family protein, with the protein MSRDPRGTDRDSAGVGRLLALLGAVLVPWTAFFTGDFVFAWGLVSADPFHVTTLPDYLYVHTAGLPDRLLAWPVAVLLYLLAVGSATLGTLVGPRWEDRRVTGGLLVLAGASDLWFSLGMARGGSAVIPSGTLALWTLAWWFHWSDLRNALWR; encoded by the coding sequence ATGTCCCGAGACCCGAGGGGGACGGACCGAGATTCGGCGGGGGTGGGCCGACTGCTCGCGCTTCTCGGGGCGGTGCTGGTTCCGTGGACCGCGTTCTTCACCGGCGACTTCGTGTTCGCGTGGGGGCTGGTGAGCGCGGACCCGTTCCACGTCACGACCCTGCCCGACTACCTGTACGTCCACACCGCGGGCCTGCCCGACCGACTGCTGGCGTGGCCGGTCGCGGTCCTGCTCTATCTGCTGGCGGTCGGGAGCGCGACGCTCGGGACGCTGGTCGGCCCGCGCTGGGAGGACCGGCGCGTGACCGGCGGCCTTCTCGTCCTCGCGGGCGCGAGCGATCTGTGGTTCTCGCTCGGGATGGCTCGCGGCGGGTCGGCGGTGATTCCGTCGGGGACGCTGGCGCTGTGGACGCTGGCGTGGTGGTTCCACTGGTCGGACCTCCGGAACGCGCTATGGCGGTAG
- a CDS encoding VOC family protein translates to MNATLDHVMMRVEDLEETLDWYQGHLGYEEKGRWEADTFTNVYLGPEGVHEEGAVLELTYNHDGRSYDMGDAWGHIAVRVDDVYDAYEELMDAGVEDYRDPDSCGGSYAFVTDPDGHEVEIVERDYGARWSLDHTMIRVEDADEALGWYTRKLEYEHTGRWEADTFANYFMKPAGAADEAMAVELTYNYDGRSYDMGDAWGHLAVRADDLQDDWETLMERDAADYRDPESCDNRYAFTKDADGHEIEVIERE, encoded by the coding sequence ATGAACGCGACGCTCGACCACGTCATGATGCGAGTGGAGGACCTAGAGGAGACGCTCGACTGGTACCAGGGCCACCTCGGCTACGAGGAGAAGGGCCGCTGGGAGGCCGACACCTTCACGAACGTCTACCTCGGTCCCGAGGGCGTCCACGAGGAGGGCGCGGTCCTCGAACTCACCTACAACCACGACGGCCGGTCGTACGACATGGGCGACGCGTGGGGCCACATCGCCGTCCGCGTCGACGACGTGTACGACGCCTACGAGGAGCTGATGGACGCGGGCGTCGAGGACTACCGCGACCCCGACTCCTGTGGCGGCTCGTACGCCTTCGTCACGGACCCCGACGGCCACGAGGTCGAGATCGTCGAGCGCGACTACGGCGCGCGCTGGAGCCTCGACCACACCATGATTCGCGTCGAGGACGCCGACGAGGCGCTGGGGTGGTACACCCGGAAGCTCGAATACGAGCACACCGGCCGCTGGGAGGCAGACACCTTCGCGAACTACTTCATGAAGCCCGCGGGCGCGGCCGACGAGGCGATGGCCGTGGAACTGACCTACAACTACGACGGCCGGTCGTACGACATGGGCGACGCGTGGGGCCACCTCGCGGTCCGGGCCGACGACCTCCAAGACGACTGGGAGACGCTGATGGAACGGGACGCCGCAGACTATCGGGACCCCGAGTCCTGCGACAACCGCTACGCGTTCACGAAAGACGCCGACGGCCACGAGATAGAGGTCATCGAGCGCGAGTAA
- a CDS encoding class I SAM-dependent methyltransferase encodes MEVPCVRVERERGEETRRRLADAGLLADEFEIEVEEGWLYVPVADPEAVPEDLRVVEREVPERDTQDTPADLLGFEPSYERLGDIAILDEDDPERAREIADAVMASDLPVRTVIDRASKVKGELRVRDWEVLAGDASSGTETVHREYGCEFALDVAEVYFSPRLATERHRVAEQVCEGRRPSENASGARRERSEGLGEANGEAVSGQGPRAPCERAFDMFAGVGPFAIPFAKRGAEVVGVDLNERAVEYLRENARRNGVEDRVTAIQGDVRDVVAGSSRAERSDGVRDVVEDYRDWADRIVMNLPHSADEFLDAAVALAGDDCVLHYYDIQHEGDPFGPGEAAIRAAAEPEYEVAVETRHPVRSYAPHELNVCLDVRLTR; translated from the coding sequence ATGGAAGTGCCGTGCGTGCGCGTCGAGCGCGAGCGAGGCGAGGAGACCCGAAGGCGGCTCGCCGACGCCGGACTGCTCGCCGACGAGTTCGAGATCGAGGTCGAAGAGGGCTGGCTGTACGTCCCGGTCGCCGACCCCGAGGCGGTGCCCGAGGACCTCCGGGTCGTCGAGCGCGAGGTCCCCGAGCGCGACACGCAGGACACCCCCGCCGACCTGCTGGGCTTCGAACCCAGTTACGAGCGACTCGGCGACATCGCCATTCTGGACGAGGACGACCCCGAGCGCGCCCGCGAGATCGCCGACGCGGTGATGGCCTCGGACCTGCCCGTGCGGACGGTCATCGACCGCGCCTCGAAGGTCAAGGGCGAACTCCGGGTCCGCGACTGGGAGGTGCTGGCCGGGGACGCGTCCTCCGGAACGGAGACCGTCCACCGCGAGTACGGTTGCGAGTTCGCACTCGACGTGGCCGAGGTGTACTTCTCGCCCCGACTCGCGACCGAGCGCCATCGCGTCGCCGAGCAGGTGTGCGAGGGGAGACGGCCCTCGGAAAACGCGAGCGGTGCGAGGCGCGAACGAAGCGAGGGCCTCGGCGAAGCGAACGGCGAAGCCGTGAGCGGGCAGGGCCCGCGAGCCCCCTGCGAACGCGCCTTCGACATGTTCGCCGGGGTCGGCCCCTTCGCGATACCCTTCGCGAAGCGCGGCGCGGAGGTCGTCGGCGTGGACCTGAACGAGCGCGCGGTCGAGTACCTCCGGGAGAACGCCCGCCGCAACGGCGTCGAGGACCGCGTGACCGCGATACAGGGGGACGTCCGCGACGTAGTCGCGGGCTCGTCGCGAGCGGAGCGAAGTGACGGCGTCCGAGACGTAGTCGAGGACTACCGCGATTGGGCCGACCGCATCGTGATGAACCTCCCCCACAGCGCCGACGAGTTCCTCGACGCCGCGGTCGCGCTCGCGGGCGACGACTGCGTCCTCCACTACTACGACATCCAGCACGAGGGCGACCCCTTCGGGCCGGGCGAGGCCGCGATTCGGGCGGCGGCCGAACCGGAGTACGAGGTCGCGGTCGAGACCCGCCACCCGGTCCGGTCGTACGCGCCACACGAACTCAACGTCTGTCTCGACGTGCGACTGACTCGCTGA
- a CDS encoding RNA-guided endonuclease InsQ/TnpB family protein, producing MLETTRTYVARITNHSQIRDDLDQCGFSASKLWNVGRSYIQGRWDEDGEIPDEAELKSELKDHERYSDLHSQSSQRVLEELAEAFTGWYNSDDGNNPPGYRKRNDRHPRSTVTWKQKGIRHDDKHGQLRLSKGFNLKDGRSDFILAEYETRPDVNVENIQQVRAVWNGDEWELHLVCKKEIPVEDASGDKTAGIDLGISNYLAIDYDDGASELYPGNVLKEDKHYFTREEYQTEGENGPSKRALKARRKLSRRKDHFLHALSKHIVERCVEEGVKKIAVGDLSDIREDGNRDSRNWGASGNRKLHGWEFDRFARLLEYKAEEHGILVDRVDEENTSKTCSCCGQIRDSNRVERGLYVCSSCETTMNADVNGAVNIRRKITQSPPTGDMSNGCLAQPGVFLFDGESGSFKTREQGSCKP from the coding sequence ATGCTGGAGACGACCCGCACCTACGTCGCACGCATCACGAATCACAGTCAGATTCGTGACGATCTCGACCAGTGCGGGTTCTCTGCATCCAAACTGTGGAACGTCGGACGCTCCTACATCCAAGGCCGATGGGATGAAGACGGCGAGATACCCGACGAAGCCGAACTGAAATCGGAGTTGAAAGACCACGAACGCTATAGTGACCTGCATTCTCAGTCGAGTCAGCGAGTTCTCGAAGAGCTTGCTGAGGCGTTCACGGGCTGGTACAACTCCGACGATGGCAACAACCCACCGGGCTACCGGAAACGTAACGACCGACACCCGCGCTCCACCGTCACGTGGAAACAGAAAGGCATCAGGCACGACGACAAGCACGGCCAACTTCGCCTCTCGAAAGGCTTCAACCTGAAAGACGGGCGGTCTGACTTCATCCTCGCAGAGTACGAAACCCGCCCCGACGTAAACGTCGAGAACATCCAGCAGGTGCGTGCCGTCTGGAACGGAGACGAGTGGGAACTCCATCTCGTCTGCAAGAAAGAAATCCCGGTCGAGGACGCGTCCGGCGACAAGACGGCGGGTATCGACCTCGGCATCAGTAACTACCTCGCCATAGACTACGATGATGGCGCAAGTGAACTATATCCGGGAAACGTGCTGAAAGAGGACAAACACTACTTCACTCGCGAGGAGTACCAGACCGAAGGCGAGAACGGCCCGTCGAAGCGGGCGTTGAAGGCTCGTCGGAAACTCTCTAGGCGCAAAGACCATTTCCTCCACGCCCTCTCGAAGCACATCGTCGAGCGGTGTGTCGAAGAAGGCGTGAAGAAGATAGCAGTTGGCGATCTCAGCGACATCCGAGAAGACGGGAACCGCGATTCGCGGAACTGGGGTGCGTCGGGGAACAGGAAACTCCACGGATGGGAGTTCGACCGATTCGCCCGTCTACTCGAATACAAGGCCGAGGAACACGGTATCCTCGTTGACCGCGTAGACGAGGAGAACACGAGCAAAACGTGTTCGTGTTGCGGACAGATTCGGGATAGCAACCGCGTAGAGCGTGGGCTATACGTTTGTTCGTCGTGCGAGACGACGATGAACGCGGACGTGAACGGTGCAGTGAACATTCGAAGAAAGATAACTCAAAGTCCCCCGACCGGGGATATGAGTAACGGCTGTTTGGCACAGCCCGGAGTCTTCCTGTTCGACGGCGAGAGCGGGTCGTTCAAAACGAGAGAACAGGGAAGCTGCAAACCATAG
- a CDS encoding OBG GTPase family GTP-binding protein, translated as MGLEDEIEDLREEIAETPYNKSTEEHIGRLKAKLAEKKEKLENQSSAGGGEGYHVEKHGDATVAFVGFPSVGKSTLLNALTAAESEVGDYEFTTLNVNPGMLQYNGANIQLLDVPGLIEGAAQGRGGGQEVLSVVRAADLVVFVLSVFEIEQYERLCEELYENKIRLDQTRPSVKIAKKGKGGIRVTSSVDLELSEDVVKEVIREHGYVNADVTIREQVDIDRLVDGVMDNRVYIPSIVSVNKVDLIEPDYVETVNEQLRDHGIDPEEAVFISAEKEKGLESLKETIWEELGLMRIYMDKPGRGVDYDEPLVVPKGSTVGDAARQLGGDLESRFRFARVSGPSAKHDEQQVGTDHELADEDVLRLVVQR; from the coding sequence ATGGGACTGGAGGACGAAATCGAGGACCTCCGCGAGGAGATCGCCGAGACGCCGTACAACAAGTCAACGGAGGAGCACATCGGCCGTCTGAAGGCGAAGCTCGCGGAGAAAAAGGAGAAACTCGAAAACCAGTCCTCCGCCGGTGGGGGCGAAGGCTACCACGTCGAGAAGCACGGCGACGCCACGGTCGCGTTCGTGGGGTTCCCGAGCGTGGGCAAGTCCACCCTGCTGAACGCTCTGACCGCCGCCGAGAGCGAGGTCGGCGACTACGAGTTCACCACGCTCAACGTCAACCCCGGGATGCTACAGTACAACGGTGCGAACATCCAACTGCTCGACGTGCCGGGGCTCATCGAGGGCGCGGCCCAAGGGCGGGGCGGCGGTCAGGAGGTCCTGTCGGTCGTGCGCGCGGCCGACCTCGTGGTCTTCGTCCTCTCTGTGTTCGAGATAGAGCAGTACGAGCGCCTCTGCGAGGAACTGTACGAGAACAAGATTCGGCTCGACCAGACGCGCCCGAGCGTCAAGATAGCGAAGAAGGGCAAGGGCGGCATCCGGGTCACGTCGAGCGTCGATTTGGAACTCTCCGAGGACGTGGTCAAGGAGGTCATCCGCGAGCACGGTTACGTCAACGCCGACGTGACCATCCGCGAGCAGGTCGACATCGACCGCCTCGTCGACGGCGTGATGGACAACCGCGTCTACATCCCCTCCATCGTCTCGGTCAACAAGGTCGACCTCATCGAACCCGACTACGTCGAGACCGTCAACGAGCAGTTGCGCGACCACGGCATCGACCCCGAGGAGGCCGTCTTCATCTCCGCCGAGAAGGAGAAGGGCCTCGAATCGCTCAAGGAGACCATCTGGGAGGAACTCGGCCTGATGCGCATCTACATGGACAAGCCGGGCCGGGGCGTCGACTACGACGAGCCGCTGGTCGTGCCGAAGGGGAGCACGGTGGGGGACGCCGCCCGCCAACTGGGCGGGGACCTCGAAAGCCGGTTCCGGTTCGCGCGCGTCTCGGGCCCGAGCGCGAAACACGACGAGCAACAGGTCGGCACCGACCACGAGCTCGCCGACGAGGACGTGCTCCGGCTCGTGGTCCAGCGCTGA
- a CDS encoding antitoxin VapB family protein produces MTKTIRVSEDFHEVVKAHKRNDETMEETLRRLMGGPSPDALAEVVGRDDETAAEMREAIERKRDSGRERRAELRERFE; encoded by the coding sequence ATGACCAAGACGATTCGCGTTTCGGAGGACTTCCACGAGGTGGTGAAAGCCCACAAGCGAAACGACGAGACGATGGAGGAAACCCTGCGGCGACTGATGGGCGGTCCATCCCCGGATGCTCTCGCGGAAGTCGTCGGACGCGACGACGAGACGGCCGCGGAGATGCGAGAAGCGATAGAACGCAAGCGCGACAGCGGCCGCGAACGACGTGCCGAACTCCGGGAGCGGTTCGAATGA
- the artA gene encoding archaeosortase A, which produces MTSALTDGLAWLTIGLFVVAIALDWHDGDRGEGRARYIAGGAWVVFGVFWLVLFPHFAFEQHSFIEGALSLAAFPACLYAAYLLVQGRATLFLLSRAVAFMGLIYMPFTMIPPAKQGLIELVTAQGEFVLRALGYEFEVATRTLETPLFGESVEEDVRGRYVFHNPEAGRFRINVLLACTGLGSMAIFGGLIAAVRAPLRRKLRALAIAIPVIWVLNLARVVFITLAFSQQWFQFQFVVDPLVEFFYGGDPAYGVRASYFLSDRVIAQSLSVVALVGIAWAVAREVPELLTVAEDVLYIATGDDYDLHDAVGSDRQLRADGEGE; this is translated from the coding sequence GTGACCTCCGCGCTCACAGACGGACTCGCGTGGCTCACCATCGGCCTGTTCGTGGTCGCCATCGCGCTCGACTGGCACGACGGCGACCGCGGGGAGGGCCGCGCCCGCTACATCGCCGGGGGCGCGTGGGTCGTCTTCGGCGTCTTCTGGCTGGTGTTGTTCCCCCACTTCGCGTTCGAACAGCACAGCTTCATCGAGGGCGCGCTGAGCCTCGCCGCCTTCCCCGCGTGCCTGTACGCCGCGTACCTGCTCGTGCAGGGCCGCGCGACCCTCTTCCTGCTCTCGCGCGCCGTGGCGTTCATGGGTCTCATCTACATGCCGTTCACGATGATCCCGCCCGCCAAGCAGGGGCTCATCGAACTCGTCACCGCACAGGGGGAGTTCGTGCTCCGGGCGCTGGGCTACGAGTTCGAGGTCGCCACCCGGACCCTGGAGACCCCCCTGTTCGGCGAGTCGGTCGAGGAGGACGTTCGGGGACGGTACGTCTTCCACAACCCCGAGGCCGGTCGGTTCCGAATCAACGTCCTGCTGGCGTGTACGGGACTGGGCAGCATGGCCATCTTCGGCGGCCTCATCGCGGCGGTCCGCGCGCCCCTCCGCCGGAAGCTCCGGGCGCTCGCGATAGCCATCCCGGTCATCTGGGTGCTCAACCTCGCCCGCGTGGTGTTCATCACGCTCGCCTTCAGCCAGCAGTGGTTCCAGTTCCAGTTCGTCGTCGACCCGCTCGTCGAGTTCTTCTACGGCGGCGACCCCGCCTACGGCGTGCGGGCGTCGTACTTCCTCTCCGACCGGGTCATCGCCCAGAGCCTCTCGGTCGTCGCGCTGGTGGGCATCGCGTGGGCGGTCGCCCGCGAGGTTCCCGAACTCCTCACGGTCGCCGAGGACGTGCTGTACATCGCCACCGGCGACGACTACGACCTCCACGACGCGGTGGGTAGCGACCGGCAACTCCGCGCGGATGGCGAAGGCGAGTAG
- the dph5 gene encoding diphthine synthase, with product MLTFVGLGLYDERSVTVEGRDALRDADSVFAEFYTSKLLGASVADLEAYHGVDIEVRDRAGVERDPEAILRAAEGGEAVFLTAGDTMISTTHVDLRLRAEERGVDTRVVHAPTAESAASGLTGLQNYRFGKATTLPFDYAHGAEGVPASVTEAIDENRERGLHTLVYLDIKAEREEYMTADHAADLLADDYGDVLAVVVARAGSPDPLVAADRLSALADRSFGDPLHLLVVPGDLHHIEADALAELADAPPELLDVE from the coding sequence ATGCTCACCTTCGTCGGACTCGGACTCTACGACGAGCGCTCGGTCACGGTCGAGGGCAGAGACGCCCTCCGGGACGCCGATTCGGTCTTCGCGGAGTTCTACACCAGCAAACTCCTCGGCGCGAGCGTCGCCGACCTCGAAGCCTACCACGGCGTCGACATCGAGGTCCGGGACCGCGCGGGCGTCGAGCGCGACCCCGAGGCCATCTTGCGCGCCGCCGAGGGCGGCGAGGCGGTCTTCCTCACCGCGGGCGACACCATGATCTCGACCACCCACGTCGACCTGCGCCTGCGCGCCGAGGAGCGGGGCGTCGACACCCGCGTGGTCCACGCGCCGACCGCCGAGTCGGCAGCCAGCGGCCTGACGGGCCTCCAGAACTACCGGTTCGGCAAGGCGACCACGCTCCCGTTCGACTACGCCCACGGCGCGGAGGGCGTCCCCGCCAGCGTGACGGAGGCCATCGACGAGAACCGCGAGCGCGGCCTCCACACTCTCGTGTATCTGGACATCAAAGCAGAGCGCGAGGAGTACATGACCGCCGACCACGCTGCCGACCTCCTCGCCGACGACTACGGGGACGTGCTGGCGGTCGTGGTCGCCCGGGCCGGAAGCCCCGACCCGCTGGTGGCCGCCGACCGGCTCTCGGCGCTCGCCGACCGCTCGTTCGGCGACCCGCTCCACCTGCTCGTGGTTCCGGGCGACCTCCACCACATCGAGGCCGACGCGCTCGCCGAACTCGCCGACGCGCCCCCCGAACTGCTCGACGTGGAGTAG
- a CDS encoding type II toxin-antitoxin system VapC family toxin yields the protein MAVAIIDTNVLVARASRRDQNHEAARAVVDGIDRGDLPSVRVTNYVVTETLNYIHERQHHALAVDLYDRLAESTGFELVHLSKTDFSRAVELFERYDGLAFADATIAAYMERAEIEYLYSFDDDFDTLDDITRLASATNPFDSS from the coding sequence ATGGCCGTCGCGATAATCGACACGAACGTCCTCGTCGCCCGGGCGAGTCGCAGAGACCAGAATCACGAGGCGGCCCGCGCCGTCGTCGACGGTATCGACCGCGGTGACTTACCGAGCGTCAGGGTGACGAACTACGTGGTGACCGAGACGCTGAACTACATCCACGAGCGCCAGCACCACGCCCTCGCGGTCGACCTCTACGACCGGCTCGCCGAATCGACCGGATTCGAACTCGTTCACCTCTCGAAAACGGACTTCTCGCGCGCGGTCGAACTGTTCGAGCGGTACGACGGACTGGCGTTCGCCGACGCCACCATCGCCGCGTACATGGAGCGCGCGGAGATCGAGTACCTCTACAGCTTCGACGACGACTTCGACACGCTCGACGACATCACGCGACTCGCGAGCGCGACGAATCCCTTCGACTCCTCGTAA
- a CDS encoding 50S ribosomal protein L11 has protein sequence MAETIEVLIPGGQADPGPPLGPELGPTPVNVQDVVNDINEQTEAFDGTEVPVTVTVEDDGSYEIEVGVPPTAALIKDEAGFETGSGEPQKDFVADLSIEQVKTIAEQKHPDLLAYDTRNAAKEIVGTCASLGVTIEGEDAREFKQKVDAGEYDDVLANEAEA, from the coding sequence ATGGCTGAGACGATAGAAGTGCTCATTCCCGGCGGACAGGCCGACCCCGGGCCGCCGCTCGGGCCGGAACTCGGGCCGACCCCGGTCAACGTACAGGACGTCGTCAACGACATCAACGAGCAGACCGAGGCCTTCGACGGTACCGAGGTCCCCGTGACCGTCACCGTCGAGGACGACGGGAGCTACGAGATCGAGGTGGGCGTCCCGCCGACGGCTGCGCTCATCAAGGACGAGGCCGGGTTCGAGACGGGAAGCGGCGAGCCCCAGAAGGATTTCGTCGCCGACCTCTCCATCGAACAGGTCAAGACCATCGCAGAGCAGAAGCACCCCGACCTGCTCGCCTACGACACGCGCAACGCCGCCAAGGAGATCGTCGGCACCTGCGCGTCGCTCGGCGTCACCATCGAGGGCGAGGACGCCCGCGAGTTCAAGCAGAAGGTCGACGCTGGCGAGTACGACGACGTGCTCGCAAACGAAGCGGAAGCGTAA
- a CDS encoding BGTF surface domain-containing protein: MTTTNDKIRSLLLSALMVMSVFAGATAFAGSAVAEHGNDADVEIGNTSPIFQGQQAVSTDGNWNGDDTVELREGDTDGSSYVDQLDVDDDGHVMVDTSDLEGDYFLEDSDEDSQSFEVVEQSLDIQQDEIEYELEDEGNELTLDIADSNRGGQWDVNVSTEDADAGVIDGNDGVEDHGYIAEDVGRQDANDEITVPLQDDAEAGNYTVNVDVTDTTASHSLDLNLSEQGDADITLPSETISQQRGDDLEFNATIENSDTADIQFGDTDSNFVSRFQVDNTDRQPDEVTITIETDNIHGTDNPEDFIDVSDGADVEGNDGDGDYGVWTGSDIDTEEDDGDDSLGSAIASGNYDLVAYTDDSFEDRSDKTSVSLGDRSTDDVNTWVHQDASADNLPEDVSELLDGVSESDDVAQDDLAVVQVEASGIYGYAENAEDFGAWDNDDETYTSDYGLFLNITEQDPGPNADAQQFSGEDAMADPLIDAENDTLYFIYDSSAMSAGDDYDVTFNVTEANEFTSSDQSVSTELSVSEQSLEIDGVNDDDEFEVENSENATIEGTSNLAPGTSVDVELESSNNFWSDTVELDSDGEFSATFDLSDVENGSELDVTAEATDDASDSATAIVVESTDDDEDTETTETTETTETTETTETTETTTTETTTTETTTEETTEETTTEETTEETEDTETTEPGDGGIPGFGIGVALAGLLAAALLALRRNN; the protein is encoded by the coding sequence ATGACAACGACAAACGATAAGATTCGCAGTCTGCTCCTGTCTGCGCTGATGGTCATGTCCGTATTCGCGGGCGCGACCGCCTTCGCAGGCTCGGCAGTTGCGGAACACGGCAACGATGCTGACGTTGAGATCGGCAATACCTCGCCGATCTTCCAGGGTCAGCAGGCAGTCTCCACAGATGGAAACTGGAATGGTGACGACACCGTAGAACTGCGCGAAGGAGATACGGACGGCAGTAGTTACGTCGACCAGCTCGACGTGGACGATGATGGCCACGTGATGGTCGACACTTCCGACCTCGAGGGTGACTACTTCCTTGAGGACTCCGATGAGGACAGCCAGTCGTTCGAGGTCGTCGAGCAATCGCTCGACATCCAGCAGGACGAGATTGAGTACGAGCTCGAAGACGAGGGTAACGAGCTCACCCTCGACATCGCTGACTCGAACCGCGGCGGCCAGTGGGACGTCAACGTCTCCACTGAGGACGCCGACGCTGGCGTCATCGACGGTAACGATGGCGTTGAGGACCACGGCTACATCGCAGAGGATGTCGGTCGACAGGACGCCAACGACGAGATCACGGTTCCGCTGCAGGACGACGCGGAAGCGGGCAACTACACGGTCAACGTTGACGTGACGGACACGACCGCGAGCCACTCGCTCGACCTCAACCTCAGCGAACAGGGCGACGCCGACATCACGCTCCCCAGCGAGACCATCTCGCAACAGCGTGGTGACGACCTCGAGTTCAACGCGACTATCGAGAACTCCGACACCGCCGACATTCAGTTCGGCGACACCGACAGCAACTTCGTCTCGCGCTTCCAGGTGGACAACACTGACCGCCAGCCCGACGAAGTGACCATCACCATCGAGACCGACAACATCCACGGGACCGACAACCCCGAGGACTTCATCGACGTCTCTGACGGTGCGGATGTCGAAGGCAACGACGGCGACGGTGACTACGGTGTCTGGACTGGTAGCGACATCGACACCGAGGAAGACGACGGTGACGATTCGCTGGGTAGCGCGATTGCGTCGGGTAACTACGACCTCGTCGCGTATACCGACGACTCGTTCGAGGACCGTTCGGACAAGACCAGCGTCAGTCTTGGCGACCGGTCGACCGACGACGTGAACACCTGGGTCCACCAGGACGCCAGTGCTGACAACCTGCCCGAGGACGTCAGCGAACTCCTCGACGGCGTCTCCGAATCCGACGACGTCGCCCAGGACGACCTCGCAGTCGTCCAGGTCGAGGCGTCGGGTATCTACGGCTACGCCGAGAACGCCGAGGACTTCGGTGCATGGGACAACGACGACGAGACCTACACGAGCGACTACGGTCTCTTCCTGAACATCACCGAGCAGGACCCCGGTCCGAACGCGGACGCCCAGCAGTTCTCGGGTGAAGACGCGATGGCGGACCCGCTCATCGACGCGGAGAACGACACGCTGTACTTCATCTACGACAGCTCCGCCATGTCGGCTGGTGACGACTACGACGTGACGTTCAACGTCACGGAGGCGAACGAATTCACCTCCAGCGACCAGAGCGTCTCGACCGAACTCAGCGTCTCTGAGCAGTCCCTCGAAATCGACGGCGTGAACGACGACGACGAGTTCGAGGTCGAGAACTCCGAGAACGCGACCATTGAGGGTACGAGCAACCTCGCACCCGGTACGTCGGTCGACGTTGAACTCGAATCGTCGAACAACTTCTGGTCGGACACCGTCGAACTCGACTCCGACGGTGAGTTCTCCGCTACGTTCGACCTCAGCGACGTCGAAAACGGTAGCGAACTCGACGTGACCGCTGAGGCCACGGACGACGCCTCCGACTCCGCCACTGCCATCGTCGTCGAATCGACCGACGATGACGAAGACACGGAGACGACGGAGACGACGGAGACCACCGAGACGACGGAGACGACGGAGACCACCGAGACGACCACGACGGAGACGACCACGACGGAGACGACGACCGAGGAGACCACCGAAGAGACGACCACCGAGGAGACCACCGAAGAGACGGAGGACACCGAAACCACCGAGCCCGGTGACGGCGGTATCCCCGGCTTCGGCATCGGTGTCGCGCTCGCCGGTCTGCTCGCGGCCGCGCTCCTCGCGCTCCGCCGCAACAACTGA